The nucleotide sequence TTCTTCCTATGTCGATGATTTACTGGATGACCTTAACCGCCAGTACATCGAAGAGGCGCGACCGTATGAGATCCGCATGGAAGAAGGGGGCTACCGCCTCATCCTCAGGCATGACTTCGAACGCATTCGCAACCGCGTGTATGGCTTCGGTCCCAAAGAAGTCAAGCTCTCACAGGATGCCCTCGAAGTCCTCGCGCTCGTCGCCTATCAGCAGCCGATCAGTAAAGAGCAGATTATCGAAGCAGGCAAAGACAAAGCCAACGGCATCCTCCGCCAGCTGCTCAGACGCGAACTGATCGCCATCGAACGCAATGAAGATAAAAAAGCGGAAGTCAAATACATCACCACCGCCCGCTTCCTGCAGGTCTTCGGCTTAGGCAACATCGAAGAGCTGCCCTACATCGAATCGTTGAGTCACAAGTAAATCCTCAGACTCGATACTGGCCCATGATCACAATATCCTGATAGACCCCGTCCAGGCATCTCGCGAACCGCTTCACGCCTTCCACCTGGTAACCGTGTTTGCGATACAGGTTCAGCGCGACTTCGTTATCGGCAAACACTTCCAGCTCCAGCCGTTTCAATCCCTGTTCCCAGGCATGTGCCATCGCGCGTTCCAGCAGTTGATTACCGATTCCCTGGCCTCGAAATTCAGGGAGGACTCCCATGCCCAGTCGCGCCACATGTCTGACGGAATCGCGCACGTGAGGAATGAGTCGGCCCAGCCCACGATCTGCTGCTCGATCACGGCCACGTATTGGGCATGATTCTGTTCGACGTTATGTCTGACGTACGCCTCCATGTTCTCCAGGGAAGGGGGCTCGACGGTCAGCAGATATTTCTTTTCCGCTGCCACGCGTTGCAGCGCTGCGCGAAATCCAGCGAGATCATCTAATTCAATTTGTCTGACTCTGAAGCCCATGATTCGGGACTCGTCAAAGGAAGTAACACATTTGAAGTACGGTCTTGTCTTCTACAATCCCTACGTGAAGACGGTTACAAACACGTAAATCAATGACACGCTCCCGAGGGAACGTGTTCGGTTCAGCCTGTCAGAAGCTCAAGCAGATTTGCTGCCCCGACCCTTAAACACGGAGATCAGTAAAAAGACAACGCCGGCGATAATCCACTTCACCATACCCCGGTATTTACGGAAACCGCCTCCTTCGACTGTACCTGTCGGGGGCTTAGGGTTACTGGCCATCACCGATTCGGCCCAGTCTTTGCCAGCGTTTTGCGTCCAGCTGAGTTCATCCTGAGGCGCATAGCAATAGAGAAACAGAACTTTGCCGTCTGTATCCAGAAAGGTCGTCGTACAACAGACCACATCATCCAAGTTCTCTCCCGCCGCGGACACGTTGTAAGTCACGAACATGGAGAATGCCATTGCATTCGGGACATCGTAATGTGGGTCGAGGGGCACCACCTGCGAAACCTTCATCGCAAAATCCATATCGAACTCTTTACTGATTCCCTGATTCAATTTATCAAACAGATCGGGCAACTGCTTTTTCAACGTCTCTGTAATTTTCCTGTTTTCCTGGATCGCTGCTTCTTTCAGTTTTGCAAAATCCCCGGTACCCAGCTCTGCGGTTTTCAGTTTTTTATTCACCTTCAGCATGAAGGTCCTGTCGAGGGGCGGCATTTGTCCCGCTTTCGCTGCGGCGACAGCTGATTCGGGAATATAATAGGCCAGCAGATCGTTGGCAGGATCGGCCAGATTGCGCGCCAGGCGATAAACGTCCCCCATGTCAGGAGTCACCCGCGCATAGCCTGCCGGAGCCGGGACTTCAATTTTTTTATCACCGATTGTGAAACTGTCTGCTGAAACGGTGGAATGAAAACAACACAGCAGCATGATACCTGTCAGCAGAAATTTCATCGGAGTCCTTTTTCTGTTCCTGAACCTTCATCGAATAGAGACATCCGAATATCATGCCATAATGTTCCCGATGACTCCAATGAAAAATGTGTAAA is from Gimesia maris and encodes:
- a CDS encoding GNAT family N-acetyltransferase codes for the protein MRGRDRAADRGLGRLIPHVRDSVRHVARLGMGVLPEFRGQGIGNQLLERAMAHAWEQGLKRLELEVFADNEVALNLYRKHGYQVEGVKRFARCLDGVYQDIVIMGQYRV
- the scpB gene encoding SMC-Scp complex subunit ScpB gives rise to the protein MSEEEQQPVNDDTSSNEDDFLAAFAASSQVDEEIDADYERTLEAIEAVERDLELPDEPAAEETVEQPKSSSTSVKREVRIPPRHIIEAALFVGGKPLTTKKLCSLLNDEYSSSYVDDLLDDLNRQYIEEARPYEIRMEEGGYRLILRHDFERIRNRVYGFGPKEVKLSQDALEVLALVAYQQPISKEQIIEAGKDKANGILRQLLRRELIAIERNEDKKAEVKYITTARFLQVFGLGNIEELPYIESLSHK